One segment of Brassica napus cultivar Da-Ae chromosome C3, Da-Ae, whole genome shotgun sequence DNA contains the following:
- the LOC106387132 gene encoding serine/threonine/tyrosine-protein kinase HT1-like, with the protein MDEEASSWIRRTKFSHTVSYRLNSSKLASFPLKVNQDNVSQLQTRPQKLVSSSSPNVCVVVDSETQTNPVTNKQRSVSPSPQMSLPDVFKEARSERKRFSTPHPRRMDSEKGMKVKLSHKDSFEKRRSFNLRSPSVPIRDLSTLRIQERVSKSKKDTGWSKLFDNGSGRRVSAAEASEEYRIDMSKLFFGLRFAHGLYSRLYHGKYEDKAVAVKLITVPDDDENGCLGARLEKQFTKEVTLLSRLSHTNVIKFVGAYKDPPVYCVLTEYLPEGSLRSFLHKPENRSLSLKKLIEFALDIARGMEYIHSRRVIHRDLKPENVLIDEDFQLKIADFGIACEEEYCDMLADDPGTYRWMAPEMIKRKPHGRKADVYSFGLVLWEMVAGAIPYEDMNPIQAAFAVVHKNIRPAVPGDCPAAMKALIEQCWSVAPDKRPEFWQIVKVLEEFEDSLEREGCLNLASNKICKDPRKGLKHWIQKLGPAQGGGSSSSALGGSALPKPKFA; encoded by the exons ATGGATGAAGAGGCTTCTTCTTGGATTAGGAGGACTAAGTTCTCTCATACTGTTTCTTACCGTCTCAACTCCTCAAAGCTAGCCTCTTTCCCTCTTAAGGTCAACCAAGATAATGTTTCTCAACTTCAAACAAGGCCCCAGAAGTTGGTTTCAAGTAGTTCACCGAATGTATGTGTTGTTGTTGATTCGGAAACACAGACAAACCCTGTAACTAATAAACAGAGATCCGTCTCTCCCTCCCCTCAGATGTCTCTCCCTGATGTCTTTAAGGAAGCTAGGTCTGAGCGTAAGAGATTCTCCACTCCGCATCCGAGAAGAATGGACTCTGAAAAGGGAATGAAGGTTAAGTTATCTCATAAAGACTCCTTTGAGAAGAGGAGATCGTTCAACTTGCGGTCTCCTTCGGTTCCCATCAGAGATCTTAGCACTCTGAGGATTCAAGAGAGGGTGAGCAAGAGCAAGAAGGACACCGGATGGTCTAAGCTTTTTGATAACGGTAGTGGTCGTAGAGTCAGTGCTGCTGAAGCTTCTGAGGAGTACCGTATTGATATGTCGAAGCTCTTCTTTGGGCTTAGGTTCGCTCATGGGCTGTACAGCCGACTGTACCATGGAAAGTATGAAGATAAGGCTGTTGCTGTGAAGCTTATCACTGTCCCTGATGATGACGAGAATGGATGCTTGGGAGCACGGTTAGAGAAACAGTTCACCAAGGAAGTCACCCTCTTGTCTCGGTTGTCTCATACAAATGTTATCAAG TTTGTGGGAGCGTATAAAGATCCGCCTGTATACTGTGTCCTCACTGAATATTTACCTGAAGGATCTTTAAGATCTTTTCTACACAAGCCTGAGAATAGGTCTCTTTCTTTGAAGAAGCTTATAGAGTTTGCTCTAGATATCGCAAGAGGAATGGAATATATCCACTCACGACGAGTAATCCATCGAGATCTTAAGCCGGAAAATGTATTGATAGACGAAGACTTCCAGTTGAAGATCGCTGACTTTGGGATAGCGTGCGAGGAGGAGTACTGTGACATGTTGGCTGATGATCCAGGGACTTACAGGTGGATGGCACCTGAAATGATTAAACGTAAACCGCACGGGAGAAAGGCTGATGTGTATAGCTTTGGACTCGTTTTATGGGAAATGGTAGCTGGAGCAATCCCTTATGAGGACATGAATCCTATTCAAGCTGCTTTTGCAGTCGTGCACAAG AACATTAGGCCGGCTGTTCCGGGAGATTGTCCAGCGGCTATGAAGGCACTGATAGAGCAGTGCTGGTCGGTTGCACCTGATAAGAGACCTGAGTTTTGGCAGATAGTGAAAGTGCTTGAGGAGTTTGAGGATTCACTGGAACGTGAAGGGTGTTTAAATCTGGCTTCGAACAAGATATGCAAGGATCCAAGGAAAGGTCTGAAACATTGGATTCAGAAACTTGGACCGGCCCAAGGAGGAGGCAGCAGCAGCAGTGCTCTTGGTGGATCGGCTTTGCCGAAGCCTAAATTCGCTTGA